In Vicia villosa cultivar HV-30 ecotype Madison, WI unplaced genomic scaffold, Vvil1.0 ctg.000084F_1_1_3, whole genome shotgun sequence, a single genomic region encodes these proteins:
- the LOC131623863 gene encoding protein PGR-like yields MDSSHSQWIQPLVAVSVGFFIAFRAHRKNSLSTSGALAGFFVMSLHIFVGFRFAAILLAFFFTSSTLTKKGQDKKRLIDPEFKIGGQRNWIQVLSNSGIASVLVVALWVLTEGKDYCLNSKDSPLITALIGGVIGHYCCCNGDTWSSEIGVLSDDHPRLITTFKHVRKGTNGGVTKTGLLAAAAGGSVIGLSYFLLEFSAVRCGSDRFLKQLLVIPIATTAGLGGSIIDSLFGATLQFSGFCSIRQKVVGKPGPTVKKISGLSILDNNAVNFVSILLTTILTSVACLYIF; encoded by the exons ATGGACTCATCTCACTCTCAGTGGATCCAACCCTTGGTTGCTGTCTCCGTCGGTTTCTTCATCGCATTCAGAGCTCACAGAAAAAATTCCCTCAGCACTTCTGGAGCTCTCGCCGGTTTCTTCGTTATGTCGCTTCATATTTTTGTAGGATTCAG GTTTGCGGCGATTTTGCttgctttctttttcacttcgtCGACACTTACGAAGAAGGGACAAGATAAGAAGCGGTTAATTGATCCTGAATTCAAAATAGGTGGACAAAGAAACTG GATACAAGTTCTGTCCAATAGTGGCATTGCTTCTGTTCTGGTTGTAGCTTTATGGGTTTTAACAGAAGGGAAGGATTATTGCTTGAACTCTAAAGACTCGCCTCTGATTACCGCTCTTATTGGTGGCGTTATTGGCCAttattgctgctgcaatggagaCACCTGGTCTTCAGAGATTGGAGTTCTCAGTGATGACCACCCTCGGCTTATCACAACCTTCAAG cATGTGAGGAAGGGTACAAATGGTGGCGTAACAAAAACAGGACTTCTAGCTGCTGCAGCTGGTGGAAGTGTCATTGgactatcatattttcttttagaattttcGGCAGTTAGGTGTGGGTCTGATAGATTTCTCAAGCAACTACTGGTCATACCTATCGCTACCACGGCAGGACTAGGTGGGAGTATCATCGACTCTCTATTTGGTGCAACGTTACAGTTTAGTGGATTCTGCTCTATTCGCCAGAAG GTTGTTGGGAAGCCAGGACCAACTGTTAAGAAGATTTCAGGTCTCAGCATTCTTGACAACAATGCAGTGAACTTTGTGTCCATACTGTTGACCACGATTTTAACTTCAGTAGCGTGTTTGTACATATTCTAG